One genomic window of uncultured delta proteobacterium includes the following:
- the rbpE gene encoding putative RNA-binding protein RbpE (Evidence 3 : Function proposed based on presence of conserved amino acid motif, structural feature or limited homology), translating to MTKSIYVGNLPWSATEDEIRSLFSPYGSVTSVNLVTDRETGRARGFGFVEMPAEDAAAAIQALEGASLGGRSLRINEAQPRAPRQPRY from the coding sequence GTGACGAAGTCTATTTATGTGGGTAACCTGCCCTGGTCCGCGACTGAAGATGAAATCCGTTCCCTGTTTTCCCCTTACGGTTCCGTGACATCCGTAAACTTGGTGACCGATCGTGAAACTGGCCGCGCGCGCGGCTTCGGCTTTGTTGAAATGCCCGCCGAAGACGCCGCTGCCGCGATTCAGGCGCTTGAAGGCGCCAGCCTTGGCGGCCGCTCCCTGCGCATCAATGAAGCGCAGCCCCGCGCGCCGCGTCAGCCGCGGTATTAG
- the cobB gene encoding Cobyrinic acid A,C-diamide synthase, protein MPNTHPRLVIAGTHSGAGKTSVVTAALAALRARGVPLRPFKVGPDYIDPAFHAHVTGTPSRNLDSWLLDAPVLRGLFARAANGGLSLIEGVMGLFDGKGSGHEGSTAHVAEILDAPVVLVISAQGLSRSAAAMVAGYASFHPRVRVGGVIVNRVKSARQYGLIRDSVEKACAVPCLGYLPENPDFALQSRHLGLVPSQEVAELDAVVAHLALAAGETIDLDGLMALADGAPPLPAGELPRVEGSFPVRIGVARDSAFSFYYQDNFDLLQTLGAELVFFSPMRDRSLPDALHGLYLGGGFPEVFAQALAANGPMRSAIREAVSGGLPVYAECGGMAYLCVSLADAAGTVFPMAGVFPHRAVMTGKLQRFGYAEAEFCRETVLGPAGTRVRTHEFHYSRIEPEDGTEGCYRMRKDGVTPWRGGLASGNVLAAYPHIHFYSNPSLPRNFLARCGAFKAGRP, encoded by the coding sequence ATGCCAAACACCCACCCCCGTCTTGTCATTGCCGGAACGCACAGCGGCGCGGGAAAAACCTCCGTTGTGACGGCTGCCCTGGCCGCGCTTCGCGCCCGGGGCGTACCGCTGCGTCCCTTCAAGGTCGGGCCGGACTATATTGATCCGGCCTTCCATGCCCATGTGACAGGAACCCCTTCCCGCAACCTTGATTCCTGGCTCCTGGACGCGCCGGTTCTGCGCGGTCTTTTCGCCCGCGCCGCGAACGGCGGGCTCAGCCTCATCGAAGGCGTCATGGGGCTGTTTGACGGCAAGGGGAGCGGCCATGAAGGCAGCACCGCGCACGTGGCGGAGATCCTGGACGCGCCGGTGGTTCTGGTCATCAGCGCGCAGGGCCTTTCCCGCAGCGCCGCGGCCATGGTCGCGGGGTACGCCTCGTTCCATCCCCGCGTGCGGGTCGGCGGCGTCATCGTCAACAGGGTCAAAAGCGCGCGGCAATACGGGCTCATCCGGGACAGCGTGGAAAAGGCCTGCGCGGTGCCGTGCCTGGGCTATCTCCCGGAGAATCCGGATTTTGCCTTGCAAAGCAGGCATCTCGGGCTTGTGCCCAGCCAGGAGGTGGCGGAGCTGGATGCCGTTGTCGCCCATCTGGCTCTGGCCGCCGGGGAAACCATCGACCTGGACGGGCTCATGGCCCTGGCGGACGGCGCGCCGCCGCTGCCGGCCGGGGAACTCCCCCGCGTGGAAGGATCCTTTCCCGTACGGATCGGCGTCGCGCGGGACAGTGCGTTCAGCTTTTATTATCAGGACAACTTCGATCTTCTGCAAACACTGGGCGCGGAGCTGGTTTTTTTCAGCCCCATGCGCGACCGCTCCCTGCCGGACGCTCTCCACGGCCTGTACCTGGGCGGCGGCTTTCCCGAGGTGTTCGCGCAAGCGCTTGCCGCAAACGGGCCGATGCGTTCCGCGATTCGCGAGGCCGTAAGCGGCGGCCTTCCCGTGTATGCCGAATGCGGCGGGATGGCGTATCTGTGCGTATCCCTGGCGGATGCGGCCGGCACGGTTTTCCCCATGGCCGGAGTTTTCCCGCACCGGGCCGTCATGACCGGCAAGCTGCAACGCTTCGGCTACGCGGAAGCGGAATTCTGCCGCGAGACCGTTCTCGGCCCGGCGGGGACGCGGGTCAGGACGCACGAGTTCCATTACTCGCGCATCGAGCCGGAAGACGGGACCGAAGGGTGCTATCGCATGCGGAAGGACGGCGTAACGCCGTGGCGCGGCGGGTTGGCCTCCGGCAATGTTTTGGCCGCCTATCCGCATATCCATTTTTACAGTAATCCGTCGCTCCCCCGGAATTTTCTGGCCCGCTGCGGCGCGTTCAAGGCGGGCAGGCCGTGA
- a CDS encoding hypothetical protein (Evidence 5 : No homology to any previously reported sequences): MWRESRRARGERKRRADRGYPRKGTLSAGSGRTLSGGRFYAPPLKWKGFASIRKKIERVARDATFSYTRRCMDLQRHNVIIQKISIGFYLILGVSAGASLMGKPGIQPFFTLFNFPVAYLKNKEYKTYSIVQITVSYGCSSKRTQLFS; the protein is encoded by the coding sequence TTGTGGCGGGAAAGCCGCCGCGCAAGGGGTGAACGCAAGCGCCGGGCGGACCGGGGATACCCGCGGAAGGGAACGCTCTCTGCCGGAAGCGGGCGGACGCTCTCCGGTGGAAGATTTTATGCACCTCCTCTAAAGTGGAAGGGGTTTGCGTCCATACGAAAGAAAATCGAGCGGGTCGCGCGTGATGCTACATTCAGTTACACACGGCGGTGCATGGACCTGCAACGGCACAACGTTATAATACAGAAGATATCCATTGGGTTCTATCTTATTTTAGGGGTATCCGCAGGGGCTTCCCTCATGGGAAAGCCAGGAATACAGCCGTTTTTTACGCTTTTTAATTTTCCTGTTGCGTACTTAAAGAACAAAGAGTATAAGACATACAGTATTGTGCAAATTACTGTTTCATATGGGTGTAGCAGTAAGCGCACGCAACTTTTCTCGTGA
- a CDS encoding putative flavoprotein (Evidence 3 : Function proposed based on presence of conserved amino acid motif, structural feature or limited homology) yields MHTIAVLVGSLRKESFNKKLALALAELGKETLRFTIIPLDDVPMFNQDLEGNLPEPVARMKQAVKDADGMLLVTPEYNRSIPPVLKNALDWCTRPPGTSVLGGKPVAIAGTSPGMVGTAAVQSHLRSVLSMLGMVVMGQPEVYIVWNRDYFDAENRVVDEKNRTFLSLFLGKFTNWIAMHGKK; encoded by the coding sequence ATGCATACGATAGCTGTCTTGGTCGGAAGTTTGCGCAAGGAATCCTTTAACAAGAAGCTGGCCCTGGCCCTGGCCGAACTGGGCAAGGAGACGCTCCGTTTTACTATTATCCCGCTTGACGATGTGCCCATGTTCAACCAGGACCTGGAAGGCAATCTTCCCGAACCCGTCGCGCGGATGAAACAGGCCGTGAAGGACGCCGACGGCATGCTCCTGGTTACCCCGGAATATAACCGCAGCATCCCGCCGGTTCTGAAAAACGCGTTGGACTGGTGCACCCGCCCGCCGGGCACGAGCGTACTGGGGGGGAAACCCGTGGCCATCGCCGGAACGAGTCCGGGCATGGTGGGAACCGCCGCCGTGCAATCCCACCTGCGGAGCGTGTTATCCATGCTCGGCATGGTGGTCATGGGCCAGCCGGAAGTGTACATCGTGTGGAACCGGGACTATTTCGACGCGGAAAACCGCGTCGTGGATGAGAAGAACCGCACTTTCCTCAGTTTGTTCCTGGGCAAGTTCACCAACTGGATAGCCATGCACGGAAAGAAATAG
- the cobQ gene encoding Cobyric acid synthase has product MSAAVLMVQGTASSAGKSVLAAGLCRLYARRGLRVAPFKAQNMALNSFVTPDGGEIGRSQAVQAEACGIRPSVLMNPVLLKPNSDRTSQVIVHGKAVATMNAKDYYSWRHTLKPRVLEAFAALAAENDLVIIEGAGSPAEINLRENDLVNMGMAAMADAPVLLVGDIDRGGVFASLYGTVKLLEPDERARIKGMVINRFRGDVSILEPGLRQLEALLRIPVLGVLPYWDIRVEEEDSLAERLGAPRLAGPGEVDIAVVRLPRIANFTDFGIFDLLPGVALRYVVPGESLGNPDMCILPGSKNTIADMRVLNETGTADAIRQYHASGGVVAGICGGYQMLGRDIADPHGVESDLPHIHGLGLLDLATVFAPDKRTVQATGTLLPVPGPLGNATGICAEGYEIHMGRTTRGTGSLPLLRLPDGESEGAVSEDGRVFGTYLHGIFDSFPLARGLVNALREHRNLPPVAEAPDGFATYKEYRLAQYDRLADMLETHIDMDSLNAIVDL; this is encoded by the coding sequence GTGAGCGCCGCCGTTCTGATGGTGCAGGGAACCGCGTCTTCCGCCGGGAAGAGCGTGCTGGCGGCGGGGCTATGCCGCCTGTACGCCCGGCGCGGGTTGCGGGTGGCCCCGTTCAAGGCCCAGAACATGGCGCTCAATTCCTTCGTCACGCCGGACGGCGGCGAAATAGGGCGGTCGCAGGCCGTGCAGGCCGAGGCGTGCGGCATCAGGCCGTCCGTCCTCATGAACCCCGTGCTGCTCAAGCCGAATTCGGACCGCACCAGCCAGGTGATCGTGCACGGCAAAGCGGTCGCGACCATGAACGCCAAAGACTATTACAGCTGGCGGCACACCCTCAAACCGCGCGTTCTTGAGGCCTTTGCCGCGCTGGCGGCGGAAAACGATCTGGTCATTATCGAGGGCGCGGGCAGCCCGGCGGAAATCAACCTGCGCGAGAACGACCTCGTCAACATGGGCATGGCGGCCATGGCCGACGCGCCGGTTCTCCTGGTGGGGGATATCGACCGGGGCGGGGTGTTCGCCTCCCTGTACGGCACGGTGAAGTTGCTGGAGCCGGACGAGCGGGCCCGGATCAAGGGCATGGTCATCAACCGGTTCCGGGGGGACGTTTCCATTCTCGAGCCCGGCCTCCGGCAGCTGGAAGCCCTGCTCCGCATTCCGGTTCTCGGGGTATTGCCCTACTGGGATATCCGGGTGGAGGAGGAGGACAGCCTTGCCGAGCGGTTGGGCGCGCCTCGCCTGGCCGGGCCGGGCGAAGTGGATATCGCGGTCGTCAGGCTGCCGCGCATCGCCAATTTTACGGATTTCGGTATTTTCGATCTTTTGCCCGGTGTGGCCTTGCGCTATGTGGTGCCCGGCGAGAGCCTGGGCAATCCGGATATGTGCATCCTTCCCGGCTCCAAAAACACCATTGCGGACATGCGCGTTTTGAACGAGACCGGCACGGCGGACGCCATCCGGCAATACCATGCTTCCGGCGGCGTTGTGGCGGGTATTTGCGGCGGCTACCAGATGCTGGGCCGGGACATAGCCGACCCCCATGGCGTGGAAAGCGATTTGCCCCATATCCACGGCCTCGGCTTGCTGGATCTTGCGACGGTGTTCGCCCCGGACAAACGGACGGTGCAGGCCACCGGAACGCTGCTGCCCGTGCCGGGCCCGCTCGGCAACGCAACGGGCATTTGTGCGGAAGGGTATGAAATCCATATGGGCCGCACGACGCGCGGAACGGGTTCCCTCCCGCTCCTGCGTTTGCCGGACGGGGAGAGCGAGGGGGCCGTTTCGGAAGACGGGCGGGTCTTCGGCACCTACCTGCACGGGATTTTCGATTCCTTCCCCCTGGCGCGCGGGCTGGTCAACGCCTTACGCGAACACAGGAACCTCCCCCCCGTGGCCGAGGCCCCGGACGGGTTCGCCACCTACAAAGAGTATCGCCTGGCCCAGTATGACCGTTTGGCGGACATGCTCGAAACCCATATTGACATGGACTCCCTGAACGCTATCGTAGATTTGTAA
- a CDS encoding conserved membrane hypothetical protein (Evidence 4 : Homologs of previously reported genes of unknown function), with amino-acid sequence MILLLILTLLIGIMGGAVGVGGMLQAPVFEIVAGLDPHTAIGTAMCALIPSILAGAYMYRSVARKEWRTALPVILGGVLLVGPGIMLKAILPGRVLTLILGCFIFISGVPAFFSGKALEEGPSALMRKKSVLFALGSVIGVLAGLTGMGGSALCVPSMMLMGYAPLTSIATGFTYSVPVSILGSLGNYANQAVDLPLAGITAGVGALGTCAGALLARRVPQRQLKRCVSVGCMVAGLCLVIRSL; translated from the coding sequence ATGATTCTTTTATTGATTCTCACGCTGCTCATAGGGATCATGGGCGGGGCCGTCGGCGTCGGGGGCATGCTGCAGGCGCCGGTATTCGAGATCGTCGCGGGGCTGGATCCGCATACGGCCATAGGCACGGCCATGTGCGCCCTCATTCCGTCCATTCTTGCCGGGGCTTACATGTACCGGTCCGTGGCCCGCAAGGAATGGCGGACCGCTTTACCGGTTATCCTCGGGGGCGTTCTTCTGGTCGGCCCGGGCATCATGCTCAAGGCCATCCTGCCGGGAAGGGTTCTGACGCTGATCCTGGGCTGTTTCATCTTCATTTCGGGCGTACCGGCCTTTTTTTCCGGAAAAGCCCTGGAGGAAGGCCCGTCAGCGCTGATGCGCAAAAAAAGCGTTCTGTTCGCGCTTGGATCGGTTATCGGGGTCCTGGCCGGGCTGACGGGCATGGGCGGCTCCGCGCTCTGCGTGCCGTCCATGATGCTGATGGGGTATGCCCCGCTGACCAGCATCGCCACGGGCTTCACCTACAGCGTGCCCGTGTCCATCCTGGGGTCTCTGGGCAATTACGCCAACCAGGCCGTGGACTTGCCGCTTGCAGGCATTACGGCGGGCGTGGGCGCCCTGGGCACCTGCGCGGGCGCGCTGCTCGCGCGGCGGGTGCCGCAACGGCAGCTGAAACGCTGCGTGAGCGTCGGGTGCATGGTGGCGGGCCTGTGCCTCGTTATCCGGTCCCTGTAA